A part of Pararoseomonas sp. SCSIO 73927 genomic DNA contains:
- a CDS encoding tripartite tricarboxylate transporter substrate-binding protein translates to MPATTRRRLLSTAAALPVLPSAARAQAWPSRPIRVIASYAPGGGVDVPTRLVAEPMGAILGQPMAVENRAGATGSIGAAAVAAAAPDGYTILSDASGQALNPALLTNLPFDYVTAFAPIGHLCILPQVLVVLASGPASLPALMEAARKKRGMTYASSGIASGPHLAGAVLSRRADLGLTHVAYRGSAPAMQDVLAGAVDMAFSTTPQAVPLIREGRLRALAVTTAQRLPFLPEVPTVAEGGFPGFDVNDWVAMWAPAGTPAPVLDRLNAALNQALSDPAWRDRLLNGIGVLPAGGSREDLARFVTAQRAAMREVVRAENIRVE, encoded by the coding sequence ATGCCCGCAACCACGCGCCGCCGGCTGCTTTCCACGGCGGCGGCCCTTCCCGTCCTGCCCTCCGCCGCGCGCGCCCAGGCCTGGCCGTCCCGGCCGATCCGGGTGATCGCCTCCTACGCGCCGGGCGGCGGGGTGGACGTGCCCACCCGCCTCGTCGCGGAGCCGATGGGGGCGATCCTTGGCCAGCCGATGGCGGTGGAGAACCGGGCGGGCGCGACGGGCTCCATCGGTGCGGCCGCCGTCGCGGCGGCGGCGCCGGACGGCTACACCATCCTCTCGGACGCCTCCGGCCAGGCGCTCAACCCCGCCCTGCTGACGAACCTGCCCTTCGACTACGTGACGGCCTTCGCCCCGATCGGCCACCTCTGCATCCTGCCGCAGGTCCTCGTGGTTCTTGCCTCCGGCCCGGCGAGCCTGCCCGCGCTGATGGAGGCCGCGCGGAAGAAGCGGGGCATGACCTACGCCTCCTCCGGCATCGCCTCCGGCCCGCACCTGGCCGGCGCCGTGCTGTCGCGCCGGGCCGATCTCGGCCTTACCCACGTCGCCTATCGCGGATCGGCGCCCGCGATGCAGGACGTGCTGGCGGGTGCGGTGGACATGGCCTTCTCCACCACGCCCCAGGCCGTGCCCCTGATCCGGGAGGGGCGGCTGCGCGCGCTCGCCGTCACCACCGCGCAGCGCCTGCCCTTCCTGCCGGAGGTGCCCACGGTGGCGGAGGGGGGCTTCCCCGGCTTCGACGTGAACGACTGGGTGGCGATGTGGGCCCCCGCCGGCACCCCGGCGCCCGTGCTGGACCGGCTGAACGCCGCGCTGAATCAGGCGCTGTCGGACCCCGCGTGGCGGGACCGGCTGCTGAACGGCATCGGCGTGCTGCCCGCCGGCGGCAGCCGGGAGGACCTCGCCCGCTTCGTCACCGCGCAGCGCGCGGCGATGCGGGAGGTGGTGCGGGCGGAGAACATCAGGGTGGAGTGA
- a CDS encoding M3 family metallopeptidase has translation MTEPNPLLTPWDTPFGLPPFDRIRPEHFVPAFEAAMAEHLEEIAAIGADPAEPGFANTIEALERSGRALARVGNVFGNLVVSLGGEALEAVDTEMSPRLAEHGMRVSLDPAIFARVDALHRQRTLLGLEEDQMRLLDRTHLGFIRSGAALDEAAKARMTEISSRLAVLHTEFGQNVVHDEKVWHLALTEADLDGLPDFLRDGMASAAAERNLPGYAVTLSRSLIEPFLTFSARRDLREAAYRAWTARGTHAGEHDNRPLIPEILALRAERAKLLGYATFAEFRLADSMAGTVQAVQGLLAEVWEPAKRKAAKERDRLLAVARKEGFEGELAAWDWRYYAEKVRQADYELNEAELKPYFLLGNIQQAAFDTAGRLFGLSFTEVEAPAYHPDVRTYEVRDADGHVGVFLADPYARADKRSGAWMSSYRDQENLDAPVSPVIVNNNNFAKSEPTLLSFDDAETLFHEFGHALHGLLSKVRYPAQSGTSVRRDFVELPSQIYEHWMALPETLRLYARHHETGAPIPDALISRLLAARGFNQGFATVEYTSSALIDMALHSHPAPGTIDIESFEKEFLGSIGMPAEIGIRHRPAHFQHLFAGGGYAASYYAYMWAEVLDADGFDAFTEAQNPFDPATAARLRTLYSAGDTRDPMALYVAFRGRTPSTAALLRTRELVD, from the coding sequence ATGACCGAGCCCAACCCCCTCCTGACCCCTTGGGACACCCCCTTCGGCCTGCCCCCCTTCGACCGCATCCGCCCCGAGCACTTCGTGCCGGCCTTCGAGGCCGCGATGGCGGAGCACCTGGAGGAGATCGCGGCCATTGGCGCCGACCCGGCGGAACCGGGCTTCGCCAACACAATCGAAGCGCTGGAGCGCAGCGGGCGGGCCCTGGCGCGGGTGGGCAACGTGTTCGGCAACCTCGTCGTCAGCCTCGGGGGCGAGGCGCTGGAGGCGGTGGACACGGAAATGTCGCCGCGCCTGGCCGAGCACGGGATGCGCGTCTCGCTCGACCCCGCGATCTTCGCGCGGGTGGACGCGCTGCATCGCCAACGGACGCTGCTGGGGCTGGAGGAGGACCAGATGCGGCTGCTCGATCGCACGCATCTCGGCTTCATCCGCTCCGGCGCCGCGCTGGACGAGGCGGCGAAGGCGCGAATGACGGAGATCTCCTCCCGCCTTGCGGTGCTGCACACGGAATTCGGCCAGAACGTCGTCCATGACGAGAAGGTCTGGCATCTCGCGCTGACGGAAGCCGACCTGGACGGCCTGCCGGATTTCCTGCGCGACGGCATGGCGAGCGCTGCGGCAGAGCGGAACCTGCCGGGCTACGCCGTCACCCTCTCCCGCTCCCTCATCGAGCCCTTCCTCACCTTCTCCGCCCGGCGGGACCTGCGCGAGGCCGCCTACCGTGCCTGGACCGCGCGCGGCACCCACGCCGGCGAGCACGACAACCGCCCGCTGATCCCGGAAATCCTGGCGCTGCGCGCGGAGCGGGCGAAGCTGCTGGGCTACGCCACCTTCGCCGAGTTCCGGCTGGCCGATTCCATGGCCGGCACGGTGCAGGCGGTGCAGGGCCTGCTGGCCGAGGTGTGGGAGCCCGCCAAGCGCAAGGCGGCGAAGGAGCGCGACCGCCTCCTCGCGGTGGCCCGCAAGGAGGGCTTTGAGGGCGAGCTGGCCGCCTGGGACTGGCGCTACTACGCCGAGAAGGTGCGCCAGGCCGATTACGAGCTGAACGAGGCGGAGCTGAAGCCCTACTTCCTCCTCGGCAACATCCAGCAAGCGGCCTTCGACACCGCCGGTCGCCTCTTCGGCCTTTCCTTCACGGAAGTGGAGGCGCCCGCCTACCATCCGGACGTCCGCACCTACGAGGTGCGCGACGCCGACGGCCATGTCGGCGTCTTTCTCGCCGATCCCTACGCGCGCGCCGACAAGCGCTCCGGCGCCTGGATGAGCAGCTACCGCGACCAGGAGAACCTGGACGCCCCCGTCTCCCCGGTGATCGTCAACAACAACAACTTCGCCAAGTCCGAGCCCACGCTGCTGAGCTTCGACGACGCGGAAACCTTGTTCCACGAGTTCGGCCACGCCCTGCACGGGCTGCTGAGCAAGGTCCGCTACCCCGCCCAGTCCGGCACCTCCGTCCGCCGCGACTTCGTGGAGCTGCCGAGCCAGATCTACGAGCACTGGATGGCGCTGCCGGAAACGCTGCGCCTCTACGCCCGCCACCACGAGACGGGCGCGCCGATCCCGGACGCGCTGATCAGCCGCCTCCTCGCCGCCCGCGGCTTCAACCAGGGCTTCGCGACGGTGGAGTACACCTCGTCCGCCCTCATCGACATGGCGCTGCACAGCCACCCCGCGCCGGGCACAATCGACATCGAGAGCTTCGAGAAGGAGTTTCTCGGCTCCATCGGCATGCCCGCCGAGATCGGCATCCGCCACCGCCCCGCGCACTTCCAGCACCTCTTCGCCGGCGGCGGCTACGCGGCGAGCTACTACGCCTACATGTGGGCGGAGGTGCTGGACGCGGACGGCTTCGACGCCTTCACCGAAGCGCAGAACCCTTTCGACCCCGCCACCGCCGCGCGCCTCCGCACGCTCTACTCGGCCGGCGACACGCGCGACCCGATGGCGCTCTACGTGGCGTTCCGCGGCCGCACGCCGAGCACGGCGGCGCTGCTGCGGACGCGGGAGCTGGTGGACTGA